In the genome of Streptomyces sp. NBC_00433, the window GCACGGTGGAGGCGTGGCTGTTCTCGATCACGTCGTGCTCGGACTCGGCGCGCGAGGGGTAGCCCGACAGGCCGCCGGTGCTCTTCAGCCGGGCGAAGTCCTGGCGCCCGGTGAGCAGTTTGTGCACGTAGGCCTGGTGGCCGGTGTCGAAGAGGATGCGGTCCGCGGGTGAGTGGAAGACCCGGTGCAGGGCGATCGTCAGTTCCACCACGCCGAGGTTGGGGCCGAGGTGCCCACCGGTCTTGGAGACCGCTTCGACGAGGAAGGAGCGGATCTCGCCGGCCAACTGCACGAGCTGCTGCTGGTCGAGCCGGTCGAGGTCCCGGGGTCCGTTGATACGGGTCAGCACTGCCACCCGTTCCTCCTTTGCCTGTCGCTCCCGGCCGATCTGGCCTTGGACGAGTCTAATGTTCCGGTTACCGACGCGTCGGCCGCCCCCTGCGATGCCCGGCACGGCGTTCCTGCCCTCTTCCCTCCGGCCCGCGCACGCCAAACCGCCGGCCGGTCCTGGGGGGCCCAGGTCCGACCGGCGGTCAGGGGTGTACGCGTTACGCGCGGCCGGAGCTGCGCTGGGTGCGGCGGGACACCGAGTCGACGACCACGGCGGCGAGCAGAACGGCGCCGGTGATCATGTACTGGATCGACTGGTCCATGTTCAGCAGGTCGAGACCGGTCTGGATGGACTGGATGACCAGCATGCCGAGCAGGGCGGACCAGACGTTGCCGCGACCGCCGAACAGGCTCGTACCGCCGATGACGGCGGCGGCGATGGCGAGCATCAGCAGGTTGCCGGTACCGGCCTGCAGGGTCGCGGTGTAGGTCTGGCCGGCCAGGAACAGGCCGCCGATGGCCGCGAAGCCGCCCGAGATGGCGAAGACGACGATGCGGATCAGAGCGACGTTGATACCGGCGCGGCGGGCGGCCTCGATGCTGCCGCCGACCGCGAAGACCTTGCGGCCGAAGGTGGTGCGACGCAGGACGAAGTCGCAGATCACCAGGGTGGCCAGGAAGATCACCAGCGCGTTGGGCACACCGGCGGACTTGTTGAGCACGTACGCGGCGACGTAGGCCACGACCGCCAGCGCGACGGTGCGGACCAGGATCTCGCCGGTGGGCCGGAAGGGCACGCCCGCGGACCGGCGGCGGCCCTGGTCGATCAGCGAGCCGATCAGCAGGGCGGCGACACCCAGGGTGGCCAGGATGTAGGCGCCGGCGATGCTCTGGTTCATGAAGAACGAGCGCTGGCCCAGGACGTGGAGCAGGCCCTTGTCCTGGATCGTGAGGCTGCC includes:
- a CDS encoding sugar ABC transporter permease; translated protein: MRQPLDEVPPPAVAPLDPRLLVREEGLKGYLTEFKRKLKGGELGSLPVILALVIIWTIFQVKDSLFLSSANMVNVSYFMAGTGMLAVGLVFVLLLGEIDLSVASVSGLAAAVFASLSVTHNINAWVAVVLTILTGVAIGAIHGFFFAKIGVPAFVVTLAGFLGWTGLMQWLLRGTGSLTIQDKGLLHVLGQRSFFMNQSIAGAYILATLGVAALLIGSLIDQGRRRSAGVPFRPTGEILVRTVALAVVAYVAAYVLNKSAGVPNALVIFLATLVICDFVLRRTTFGRKVFAVGGSIEAARRAGINVALIRIVVFAISGGFAAIGGLFLAGQTYTATLQAGTGNLLMLAIAAAVIGGTSLFGGRGNVWSALLGMLVIQSIQTGLDLLNMDQSIQYMITGAVLLAAVVVDSVSRRTQRSSGRA